A single region of the Pseudomonas sp. GGS8 genome encodes:
- a CDS encoding FAD-dependent oxidoreductase translates to MTHHSDMLIVGAGILGLSLAYAAARRGLKVNVFERSATPLGASVRNFGQALVTGQPPGPMLELAEQTLGCKVQVVERWQGVYGSRGPGPFSFLRPMPGVSVALMHTGVGMSVGPALAERNVATLLGDR, encoded by the coding sequence CTGACACACCACAGCGACATGCTGATCGTCGGCGCCGGCATTCTCGGCCTGTCCCTCGCCTATGCCGCCGCCAGACGCGGCCTCAAGGTCAACGTCTTCGAACGCAGCGCCACACCATTGGGCGCTTCGGTGCGCAACTTCGGCCAGGCATTGGTCACCGGCCAACCACCGGGACCCATGCTCGAACTGGCCGAGCAGACGTTGGGCTGCAAAGTGCAGGTGGTCGAGCGCTGGCAGGGTGTTTACGGTTCACGCGGCCCCGGCCCATTCTCCTTTCTGCGGCCGATGCCGGGTGTGAGCGTGGCGCTGATGCACACGGGTGTGGGCATGAGTGTCGGGCCGGCACTGGCTGAACGTAACGTGGCGACTTTATTGGGAGACAGGTGA
- a CDS encoding GTPase/DUF3482 domain-containing protein: MTDAWKQPLKLAVVGHTNVGKTSLLRTLTRDVGFGEVSHRPSTTRHVEGARLSVEGARLSVEGEPLLDLFDTPGLEDAIALLDYLERLERPGERLDGPARLARFLEGSEARQRFEQEAKVLRQLLASDAGLYVIDAREPVLAKYRDELEVLASCGKPLLPVLNFVSSAHHREPDWRQALARLGLHALVRFDSVAPPEDGERRLYESLALLLENSREQLERLIADQQAQRLARQQSATRLIADLLIDCAACRRSVVSEAKQEQQAISELRKAVRQREQRCVEALLKLYAFRPQDAAASDLPLLDGRWGDDLFNPETLKQLGVRVGGGIAAGAAAGAGVDLLVGGLTLGAAALAGAIAGGALQTARSYGSRLLGKIKGQRELTVDDSVLRLLALRQRQLLQALNQRGHAAMDSIQVATPQDKTWREGKLPEALNKARAHPQWSSLNPHSKVNQAERQEQVELLAQQL; the protein is encoded by the coding sequence ATGACTGATGCCTGGAAACAGCCGTTGAAGCTCGCCGTGGTCGGCCACACCAACGTCGGAAAAACCTCGTTGCTGCGAACGCTGACGCGGGATGTCGGCTTCGGCGAAGTCTCCCATCGCCCCAGCACCACGCGCCACGTCGAGGGCGCGCGCTTGTCGGTAGAGGGCGCGCGCTTGTCGGTAGAGGGCGAGCCGTTGCTCGATCTGTTCGATACGCCGGGCCTGGAAGATGCCATCGCCCTGCTCGACTACCTCGAGCGCCTGGAGCGGCCCGGCGAACGCCTCGACGGCCCGGCGCGGCTGGCACGCTTCCTTGAGGGCAGCGAAGCCCGACAACGCTTCGAACAAGAAGCCAAGGTGTTACGGCAACTGCTTGCCTCGGACGCCGGCCTCTATGTGATCGACGCCCGGGAGCCGGTGCTGGCCAAGTACCGCGACGAACTGGAAGTGCTGGCCAGTTGTGGCAAACCGCTGCTGCCGGTGCTGAATTTTGTCAGCAGCGCCCATCATCGCGAACCGGATTGGCGTCAAGCCTTGGCGCGATTGGGCTTGCATGCCTTGGTGCGGTTCGACAGCGTCGCGCCACCGGAAGATGGCGAACGCCGACTGTACGAAAGCCTCGCGCTGCTGCTGGAAAACTCCCGTGAACAACTGGAACGCCTGATCGCCGATCAGCAGGCCCAACGCCTGGCCCGGCAGCAGAGCGCAACGCGGTTGATTGCCGATTTATTGATCGATTGCGCCGCCTGCCGCCGCAGTGTGGTCAGCGAGGCGAAGCAGGAACAGCAAGCGATCAGCGAATTGCGCAAAGCGGTGCGTCAACGCGAACAACGCTGCGTCGAGGCCCTGCTCAAGCTCTACGCCTTCCGCCCACAGGATGCGGCGGCCAGTGACCTGCCGCTGCTCGATGGTCGCTGGGGCGATGACCTGTTCAACCCGGAAACCCTGAAACAGCTCGGTGTGCGGGTCGGCGGTGGTATCGCCGCTGGCGCAGCGGCCGGGGCCGGTGTCGATCTGCTGGTCGGTGGCCTGACCCTCGGCGCCGCGGCGCTGGCCGGAGCGATTGCCGGCGGCGCCCTGCAAACCGCCCGCAGTTACGGCAGTCGCCTGCTGGGCAAGATCAAAGGCCAGCGAGAACTGACCGTCGACGACAGCGTGTTGCGGCTGTTGGCCCTGCGTCAGCGACAACTGCTGCAAGCCCTGAATCAGCGTGGGCACGCGGCGATGGACAGCATTCAGGTCGCCACACCGCAGGACAAAACCTGGCGCGAAGGCAAACTGCCGGAAGCGCTGAACAAGGCGCGGGCGCATCCGCAGTGGTCGTCGCTCAATCCTCATTCGAAGGTGAATCAGGCAGAGCGGCAGGAGCAGGTTGAGCTGTTGGCGCAGCAGCTTTAG
- a CDS encoding DUF2868 domain-containing protein yields MTELTPLQNLWLSETIRLREEHAGPLDDLQANRIARSAGGDLPTRIQCRARWLAERDGQTRALKHWLQGARLALIVLAVLAVISGAGLAFAALGDGQTPVNVFWALGSLLGLNLILLLSWALGLVFAGEQGAALGRLWLWLSEKLARDANAAQLAPALLLLLQRQKLNRWALGMLVNGLWSLAMLSALVMVLTLMATRRYGFVWETTILGGDTFVAMTQALGALPSLLGFSVPSVEMIRASGNAALNIESARQAWAAWLVGVLLVYGVLPRLLLALFCRWRWKTGQAALHLDLNLPGYAQLRERLMPTSERLGISDAAPEQLHRVENAASDLQSDGALLVAIELDDQRPWPPHLPKNVNNAGILDSRESRHKLLEQLSRFPPARLAIACDPRRSPDRGSLALIAELARSATATRVWLLQAPPGEALDAERLGDWHVALQQLDLPFADCAPLNWLETGHD; encoded by the coding sequence GTGACTGAGCTGACGCCCCTGCAAAACCTCTGGCTGAGCGAAACCATACGCCTGCGTGAAGAACACGCCGGGCCACTGGATGATCTGCAAGCCAACCGAATCGCCCGTAGCGCCGGCGGCGACCTGCCGACGCGCATTCAATGCCGCGCCCGGTGGCTGGCCGAGCGCGACGGGCAGACCCGCGCCCTTAAACACTGGCTGCAAGGCGCGCGACTGGCGCTGATCGTGCTCGCCGTGCTGGCGGTGATCAGTGGCGCCGGCCTGGCGTTTGCCGCGCTGGGCGACGGCCAGACCCCGGTCAATGTGTTCTGGGCGTTGGGCAGCCTGCTGGGGCTAAACCTGATTCTGCTATTGAGCTGGGCCCTGGGCCTGGTGTTCGCCGGCGAACAGGGCGCCGCCCTCGGACGCTTGTGGTTGTGGCTCAGTGAAAAACTCGCCCGCGATGCCAACGCCGCGCAACTGGCGCCGGCCCTGCTGCTGTTGCTGCAACGGCAGAAACTCAATCGCTGGGCGCTGGGTATGCTGGTCAACGGCTTGTGGTCGCTGGCGATGCTCAGTGCCTTAGTGATGGTGCTGACGTTGATGGCGACCCGGCGCTACGGTTTCGTCTGGGAAACCACGATTCTCGGCGGCGACACCTTCGTCGCCATGACCCAAGCCCTCGGCGCCCTGCCGTCCCTGCTTGGTTTCAGTGTGCCCAGCGTAGAGATGATCCGCGCCAGCGGCAATGCTGCGCTGAACATCGAAAGCGCCCGCCAGGCCTGGGCGGCGTGGCTGGTGGGCGTGTTGCTGGTGTACGGCGTGCTACCGCGCCTGCTGCTCGCATTGTTCTGCCGGTGGCGCTGGAAAACCGGGCAAGCAGCCTTGCATCTGGACTTGAACCTGCCTGGCTACGCCCAACTACGCGAACGCCTGATGCCCACCAGCGAACGCTTGGGCATCAGCGATGCCGCGCCAGAGCAACTTCATCGGGTTGAAAACGCCGCCAGCGATCTGCAAAGCGATGGCGCACTGTTGGTGGCCATCGAGCTGGACGATCAACGCCCCTGGCCACCGCATCTGCCGAAAAACGTCAACAACGCCGGCATCCTCGACAGCCGCGAGTCCCGGCACAAACTGCTCGAACAACTGAGTCGTTTTCCCCCGGCCCGTCTGGCCATCGCCTGCGATCCACGGCGTTCGCCGGACCGTGGCAGCCTGGCGCTGATTGCCGAACTGGCTCGCAGCGCCACCGCCACCCGCGTGTGGTTGCTGCAAGCGCCGCCCGGCGAAGCGCTGGACGCCGAACGCCTGGGCGACTGGCATGTTGCGCTCCAACAACTGGACCTGCCATTCGCCGATTGCGCGCCGTTGAACTGGCTGGAGACGGGTCATGACTGA
- a CDS encoding dihydrofolate reductase, giving the protein MTKSLPLSLIAALGENRVIGVDNSMPWHLPGDFKYFKATTLGKPIIMGRKTWDSLGRPLPGRLNIVVSRQAGLQLEGAEVYPSLEAAVVRAEKWALEQGVDELMLIGGAQLYAQGLAQADRLYLTRVALSPEGDAWFPEFDLNQWKLVSNVPNPAEGDKPAYSFEVWEKA; this is encoded by the coding sequence ATGACTAAATCACTCCCCCTCAGCCTGATCGCAGCCCTCGGTGAAAACCGTGTGATCGGCGTCGACAACAGCATGCCCTGGCACTTGCCGGGGGACTTCAAATACTTCAAGGCCACCACCCTCGGCAAGCCGATCATCATGGGTCGCAAGACCTGGGATTCCCTCGGTCGTCCGCTGCCGGGCCGGTTGAACATCGTGGTCAGTCGCCAGGCGGGTCTGCAGCTGGAAGGCGCGGAGGTATATCCGTCGCTGGAGGCGGCCGTGGTTCGCGCCGAGAAGTGGGCGCTGGAGCAGGGTGTCGATGAGTTGATGTTGATTGGTGGTGCGCAGTTGTATGCGCAAGGTCTGGCACAAGCGGATCGGTTGTACCTGACCCGCGTGGCGCTGAGCCCGGAAGGGGATGCGTGGTTTCCGGAGTTTGATTTGAACCAGTGGAAGCTGGTGTCGAATGTTCCGAATCCGGCAGAAGGCGACAAGCCGGCCTATAGCTTTGAGGTGTGGGAAAAAGCATAA
- a CDS encoding L-cystine transporter, with protein sequence MNLPLILNLLVFLALLFGLAQTRHTTWSLAKKVLLALLLGVVFGVALHTIYGAGNPVLKASIGWFDLVGNGYVQLLQMIVIPLVFASILSAVARLHNASSLGKISFLTIGTLLFTTAIAALIGIGLTNLFGLTAEGLVAGTQEMARLQTIQTDYAGKVADLNVPQLLLSFIPQNPFADLARAKPTSIISVVIFAAFLGVAALQLLKDDVEKGQKMINAIDTLQAWVTRLVRLVMKLTPYGVLALMTKVVAGSNLQDIIKLGSFVVVSYIGLGLMFVIHGLLVSATGINPLRFFRKIWPVLTFAFTSRSSAATIPLSIEAQTSRLGIPQSIASFAASFGATIGQNGCAGLYPAMLAVMVAPTVGINPLDPLWITTLVAIVTLSSAGVAGVGGGATFAALIVLPAMGLPVSLVALLISVEPLIDMGRTALNVSGSITAGAITSQLMQQTDKALLEADEHGALAQA encoded by the coding sequence ATGAATCTGCCGCTGATCCTCAATCTGCTGGTGTTCCTCGCCTTGCTCTTTGGCTTGGCGCAAACCCGTCATACCACCTGGAGCCTGGCCAAAAAGGTTCTGCTGGCGCTGCTACTGGGCGTGGTATTCGGTGTTGCTCTGCACACGATTTACGGTGCGGGTAACCCGGTCCTGAAAGCCTCGATCGGCTGGTTCGACCTAGTGGGCAACGGTTATGTGCAGTTGCTGCAAATGATCGTGATCCCATTGGTGTTCGCCTCGATCCTCAGTGCCGTGGCGCGCCTGCACAACGCTTCGTCGCTGGGTAAGATCAGCTTCCTGACCATCGGCACGCTGCTGTTCACCACCGCCATCGCGGCGCTGATCGGCATCGGCTTGACCAACCTGTTCGGCCTCACCGCCGAAGGCCTGGTCGCCGGCACCCAGGAAATGGCTCGCCTGCAAACCATTCAGACCGATTACGCGGGCAAGGTCGCTGACCTGAATGTGCCGCAGCTGTTGCTGTCGTTCATCCCGCAGAATCCGTTCGCCGACCTCGCTCGCGCCAAGCCGACTTCGATTATTAGCGTGGTGATTTTTGCTGCATTTCTTGGGGTTGCGGCGCTGCAACTGCTCAAGGATGACGTCGAGAAAGGTCAGAAAATGATCAACGCCATCGACACCCTGCAAGCCTGGGTGACGCGTTTGGTTCGCCTGGTGATGAAGCTGACGCCATACGGCGTATTGGCGCTGATGACCAAAGTGGTCGCCGGCTCCAACCTGCAAGACATCATCAAGCTCGGCAGTTTCGTGGTGGTGTCCTACATCGGCCTGGGCCTGATGTTTGTCATCCATGGCTTGCTGGTATCGGCCACCGGGATCAACCCGCTACGGTTTTTCCGCAAGATCTGGCCGGTGCTGACGTTTGCCTTCACCAGCCGCTCCAGCGCCGCCACCATTCCGCTGAGCATCGAAGCCCAGACCAGTCGTTTGGGTATTCCACAATCCATCGCCAGTTTCGCCGCCTCGTTCGGTGCGACCATTGGCCAGAACGGCTGTGCCGGTCTGTACCCGGCAATGTTGGCGGTGATGGTCGCGCCGACCGTGGGCATCAACCCGCTGGACCCTCTGTGGATCACGACGTTGGTGGCGATTGTGACGTTGAGTTCGGCGGGTGTGGCCGGGGTTGGTGGCGGTGCAACCTTCGCCGCGTTGATCGTGTTACCGGCCATGGGCTTGCCGGTGTCACTGGTGGCGTTGCTGATCTCGGTTGAACCGCTGATCGACATGGGCCGCACGGCGTTGAACGTCAGCGGTTCGATCACTGCTGGGGCGATCACCAGCCAGCTCATGCAGCAGACGGATAAAGCGTTGCTGGAGGCGGACGAGCATGGGGCGTTGGCTCAGGCTTAA